Proteins encoded by one window of Teretinema zuelzerae:
- a CDS encoding helix-turn-helix domain-containing protein — translation MKMKIEIESPLLTRKQAAKYLNISIATLDRHSELPRVKLFGNQVMFEKAELDKEIEKYRIPGKVKTQNSVRVGESVLC, via the coding sequence ATGAAAATGAAAATTGAAATTGAGTCGCCTTTGCTTACTCGTAAACAGGCAGCTAAGTATCTCAATATCAGTATCGCAACGCTTGATCGTCACTCAGAGCTTCCTAGGGTCAAACTTTTTGGAAATCAAGTGATGTTTGAAAAGGCTGAGTTGGATAAAGAAATCGAGAAATACAGAATTCCTGGAAAAGTTAAAACACAAAATTCCGTACGGGTAGGGGAGTCTGTTTTATGCTAA